The following are encoded in a window of Planctomycetia bacterium genomic DNA:
- the purB gene encoding adenylosuccinate lyase, whose amino-acid sequence MSELYDNPLIARYASDAMSRLWSPQRKFSTWRKLWVALAEAQAELGLPITEEQLDELRLHTDDIDFAVAHRHEKKLRHDVMAHVHTYGDVCPTARGIIHLGATSCYVTDNTDLLLIREGLTLVRNRLAAVIDRLGLFAAETRDLACLGFTHFQPAQPTTVGKRACLWIYDLVQDLDEVEFRLAGLRARGVKGTTGTQASFLELFHGDHDKVRELDELVSRKMGFEAAYPVTGQTYSRKVDSQVLATLSGIAQSSHKAATDVRLLQHMKEVEEPFEAEQIGSSAMPYKRNPMRSERICGLARFVMSLEQSAGATLATQWLERTLDDSANRRLTLPQGFLATDALLILYQNIASGFVVYPQVIARHLKAELPFMASENILMAAVEHGGDRQSLHEKIRQHSQAAALVVKQLGGENDLLERLKADDAFKKVNFAEALKAEKFVGRAPQQVDEFLSEYVEPIRARHASVLSHETALKV is encoded by the coding sequence ATGAGCGAACTTTACGACAACCCGCTAATTGCCCGCTATGCCTCGGATGCCATGAGCCGGCTTTGGAGTCCGCAGCGGAAGTTCAGCACCTGGCGCAAGCTATGGGTCGCTCTTGCCGAAGCACAGGCCGAACTCGGCTTGCCGATCACGGAAGAACAGCTCGACGAGCTCCGGCTCCATACCGACGACATCGATTTCGCCGTCGCACATCGCCACGAAAAGAAACTCCGCCACGACGTCATGGCGCATGTTCACACTTACGGCGATGTTTGCCCAACGGCCCGCGGCATCATCCATCTCGGCGCTACGAGTTGCTACGTTACCGATAACACCGACTTGCTTCTGATTCGCGAAGGCCTGACGCTGGTGCGTAATCGCTTGGCCGCCGTGATCGATCGCCTCGGGTTGTTCGCCGCCGAAACGCGCGATCTCGCGTGCCTCGGCTTCACGCATTTTCAACCGGCTCAGCCGACGACCGTCGGCAAGCGAGCCTGCCTGTGGATTTATGACTTGGTGCAAGATCTCGACGAAGTCGAGTTCCGACTCGCAGGGCTGCGGGCTCGCGGCGTCAAAGGAACGACCGGCACGCAAGCGAGTTTCCTCGAACTCTTCCACGGCGACCACGACAAAGTTCGCGAGCTCGACGAACTGGTGAGCCGCAAGATGGGCTTCGAGGCCGCGTATCCCGTAACCGGCCAAACCTATTCGCGCAAAGTCGATTCGCAAGTCCTCGCCACTCTCTCGGGCATCGCGCAAAGTTCGCACAAGGCCGCGACCGACGTGCGCCTCTTGCAACACATGAAGGAAGTCGAAGAACCGTTCGAGGCCGAACAAATCGGCTCGTCGGCGATGCCATACAAACGCAATCCGATGCGCTCGGAGCGTATTTGCGGCTTGGCGCGCTTCGTCATGAGCTTAGAGCAAAGCGCAGGGGCGACGCTCGCCACGCAATGGCTCGAACGGACGCTCGACGACAGCGCGAACCGACGTCTGACGCTTCCGCAGGGCTTCCTCGCGACCGACGCGCTCTTGATCTTGTATCAAAACATCGCCTCGGGCTTCGTCGTCTATCCGCAAGTCATTGCGCGGCATTTGAAGGCGGAGCTGCCGTTTATGGCTTCGGAAAATATTCTCATGGCGGCCGTCGAGCATGGGGGCGATCGTCAATCGTTGCACGAAAAGATCCGCCAACACAGCCAAGCGGCGGCCCTCGTCGTGAAGCAACTCGGCGGCGAAAACGATCTGCTCGAACGCCTCAAGGCCGACGACGCTTTCAAGAAGGTCAACTTCGCCGAAGCGCTCAAGGCCGAGAAGTTCGTCGGCCGTGCTCCGCAACAAGTCGACGAGTTCCTGAGCGAGTATGTCGAGCCGATTCGGGCCCGCCACGCAAGCGTCTTGTCGCACGAAACGGCTCTGAAGGTCTAA
- a CDS encoding MFS transporter, with amino-acid sequence MMFLQYFMQGAYLTILSVYVKDALHFTDEQIGWFISAMAVGPVLAPFIVGQLVDRMLPTERVLAGCHFLGGLIMLAIYYQTAFVPVIVLGTLYSVLYIPTMMLTNSLAFHHLRNRDREFPLIRVWGTIGFIVPSWLISFYFLKGLTGDALSRGQGIAFIVAGIAGIVMSIYCLLLPHTPPTPRGSGNFAPGVVLRLMKRRDFAVLFAVSFFIAAVHNYFFVWNSPLVKQLLTRHDWADRTQAFTTIGQITEILVMGLLAPMILKFGYKRTMIFGAIAYAVRCLAFAEAANPELPFGAALAVAAFGQALHGFCFAFFMAAAFIYIDREAPADVKGSLQTIYGVFVMGLGGVAGGVWGGRMGQWFPETVLAAGVTSRTYDNWAPIWLWCAAAAGLCALAMAMFFPRVAPNPQAVGELGSKR; translated from the coding sequence ATGATGTTCCTGCAATACTTTATGCAAGGAGCGTATCTCACGATCTTGTCCGTCTACGTGAAGGATGCCTTGCATTTCACCGACGAACAGATCGGCTGGTTCATCTCGGCGATGGCCGTCGGGCCGGTGCTCGCGCCGTTCATCGTCGGCCAGTTGGTCGATCGGATGTTGCCGACCGAGCGCGTGCTCGCCGGGTGCCATTTTCTCGGCGGCCTAATCATGCTCGCGATCTACTATCAAACTGCGTTCGTTCCGGTCATCGTGCTCGGCACGCTTTATTCGGTGCTTTACATCCCGACGATGATGCTCACCAACTCCTTGGCCTTCCATCATCTTCGCAATCGGGATCGCGAATTCCCGTTGATTCGCGTGTGGGGAACCATCGGATTCATCGTTCCTTCGTGGCTGATCTCGTTTTATTTTCTTAAAGGGCTCACCGGCGACGCGCTGAGCCGCGGTCAAGGGATCGCGTTCATCGTCGCGGGGATCGCCGGAATCGTGATGTCGATTTACTGTTTGCTGCTGCCGCATACTCCGCCGACGCCGCGCGGCAGCGGCAACTTCGCGCCGGGCGTGGTTCTAAGGCTCATGAAGCGGCGCGACTTCGCGGTGCTGTTCGCCGTCAGCTTCTTCATCGCGGCCGTGCATAACTACTTCTTCGTATGGAACAGCCCGTTGGTGAAGCAACTTCTCACGCGACACGACTGGGCCGATCGAACGCAAGCGTTCACGACGATCGGCCAAATCACCGAAATCCTCGTCATGGGCTTGCTGGCGCCGATGATTCTTAAGTTCGGATACAAGCGAACCATGATCTTCGGCGCGATCGCCTACGCTGTGCGTTGTCTGGCATTCGCCGAAGCCGCGAACCCGGAGTTGCCGTTCGGCGCGGCGCTGGCCGTCGCGGCGTTCGGGCAAGCGCTCCACGGTTTTTGCTTCGCATTCTTCATGGCCGCGGCATTCATCTATATCGATCGCGAAGCGCCGGCCGATGTGAAGGGGAGCCTGCAAACCATTTACGGCGTCTTTGTCATGGGGCTCGGAGGGGTCGCCGGCGGAGTCTGGGGCGGCCGGATGGGGCAATGGTTTCCGGAGACTGTCCTCGCCGCCGGAGTGACGTCGAGAACCTACGATAATTGGGCGCCGATCTGGCTCTGGTGCGCAGCCGCCGCCGGCCTATGTGCCCTGGCCATGGCGATGTTCTTTCCTCGCGTCGCTCCCAACCCGCAAGCCGTCGGCGAACTCGGTTCGAAACGATAG
- a CDS encoding (2Fe-2S)-binding protein produces the protein MPSLTVDGVGTFEVPQGKRLVLALTDEAGIDQLHACGGKARCTTCRVEFLAGEPAEMNDAERTVLAAKGVTGVRLSCQIVCDHDMTVRAISRFEGSGRKDAGSRPPDTIG, from the coding sequence ATGCCGAGTTTAACCGTAGACGGAGTCGGGACGTTCGAAGTTCCTCAAGGGAAGCGGCTCGTCCTGGCTCTCACCGACGAAGCCGGCATCGATCAACTCCACGCTTGCGGCGGTAAAGCGCGATGCACGACCTGCCGTGTCGAATTTCTCGCGGGCGAGCCTGCTGAAATGAACGATGCGGAACGGACGGTATTAGCCGCAAAAGGGGTGACCGGCGTCCGCTTGAGTTGTCAGATCGTTTGCGATCACGATATGACCGTCCGCGCGATCAGCCGCTTCGAAGGGAGCGGCCGCAAAGACGCCGGCTCGCGCCCGCCGGACACGATCGGCTAG
- the dmeF gene encoding CDF family Co(II)/Ni(II) efflux transporter DmeF yields the protein MPIDDITPWQHEHKFHEGNPAGERNTWRVVGLTAAMMVVEIVCGTVFHSMALLADGWHMATHVAALGIAALAYWFARRCIGDTRFAFGPWKIEVLGGFSSALALGMVAVYMTIESLERLWSPVEIQYTEALIVTAIGLAVNIASALLLADHGHDHGHTHDADGKSKTCDHDHTHKPLHKHDDLNLRAAYVHVIADALTSVLAIAALLGGKFFGWQRLDPIIGIVGAAIVGVWAVGLVREASRVLLDREMDHPLVDEIRATLEADGDTRVTDLHVWRVGPNQFSCAAAIVARNPKTPDEYRVLLKRHTALTHATLEVVPLDR from the coding sequence TTGCCCATCGACGATATCACTCCCTGGCAGCACGAACATAAGTTCCACGAAGGAAATCCGGCCGGTGAGCGCAACACTTGGCGAGTCGTAGGACTGACGGCCGCGATGATGGTGGTCGAAATCGTATGCGGCACGGTCTTTCATTCGATGGCACTCTTGGCCGACGGCTGGCACATGGCTACGCACGTCGCCGCACTCGGCATCGCTGCGCTGGCGTATTGGTTCGCGAGACGCTGTATCGGTGACACCCGCTTCGCTTTCGGGCCGTGGAAGATCGAAGTTCTCGGCGGGTTCAGCAGCGCGCTCGCGCTAGGCATGGTCGCGGTTTACATGACGATCGAGTCGCTCGAACGGCTCTGGTCGCCGGTCGAAATTCAATATACGGAAGCGCTGATCGTCACCGCGATCGGGCTCGCCGTGAACATCGCCAGCGCGCTATTGCTTGCCGATCATGGACACGACCACGGACATACTCACGATGCCGATGGTAAATCGAAAACCTGCGACCATGACCACACGCACAAACCGCTGCATAAGCACGACGATCTCAATCTTCGGGCCGCATACGTGCATGTCATCGCCGACGCATTAACCTCGGTTTTAGCGATCGCGGCTTTGCTCGGCGGCAAATTTTTCGGTTGGCAACGGCTGGACCCGATCATCGGAATCGTCGGTGCGGCGATCGTCGGCGTGTGGGCCGTAGGGCTGGTGCGCGAAGCGAGCCGCGTGTTGCTCGATCGAGAGATGGATCACCCGCTGGTTGATGAAATCCGCGCGACGCTGGAAGCCGACGGCGATACACGCGTGACCGACTTGCATGTTTGGCGCGTCGGACCGAATCAATTTTCTTGCGCGGCTGCGATTGTCGCACGCAACCCGAAAACGCCTGACGAATATCGCGTATTGCTGAAGCGGCACACGGCGTTGACCCATGCCACGTTGGAAGTCGTGCCGCTCGATCGATAA
- a CDS encoding Gfo/Idh/MocA family oxidoreductase, with the protein MELTKTYRIGVLGLTHDHVWQNLRELSGTPHGLLTAVADPNKPLLERAKKEFECATYKDPLTLLQRERLDAVYIFGDNALSVEMAEAAAERGLHIMVEKPMAADLIGADRMLAAARRSNVRLMVNWPFAWRPQMQHAITLARSGEIGRIWQVKYRAAHEGPLELGCSEYFVGWLYDPELNGAGALMDYGCYGACLSSYLLGLPSRVTAVGGRLCKEDVLAEDNAVIVMSYPRAVSIAEASWTQIGNLTAYVAVIHGTSGTIFVEAGEQGRVLLATKELPDGAAVVIPLLPPHLQNPSANFVYCLETGEEFAPLCEARTARDAQEILEAALLAIDSGSDVSLPLRNI; encoded by the coding sequence ATGGAATTGACGAAGACCTACCGCATCGGGGTACTCGGCCTGACGCACGACCACGTGTGGCAAAACCTACGCGAGCTTTCCGGCACGCCTCACGGCTTGCTGACCGCCGTAGCCGACCCGAACAAACCGCTCCTCGAACGTGCGAAGAAAGAGTTCGAGTGCGCAACGTACAAAGACCCGCTCACGCTGTTGCAGCGCGAGCGACTCGATGCGGTTTACATCTTCGGCGACAACGCTCTCTCCGTCGAAATGGCCGAGGCCGCGGCGGAGCGCGGGCTGCACATCATGGTCGAGAAGCCGATGGCGGCCGACCTGATTGGGGCCGACCGCATGCTCGCGGCTGCGCGGCGCAGCAACGTACGCTTAATGGTCAACTGGCCTTTCGCTTGGCGTCCGCAAATGCAGCACGCCATCACGCTCGCACGGAGCGGCGAGATCGGTCGGATCTGGCAAGTGAAATACCGCGCCGCTCATGAAGGGCCTCTCGAGCTCGGTTGCAGCGAGTATTTCGTCGGCTGGTTGTACGACCCGGAGCTGAACGGAGCCGGAGCGCTGATGGACTACGGTTGCTACGGAGCTTGCCTCTCGTCTTATCTGTTGGGGCTGCCGAGCCGGGTGACGGCCGTCGGCGGCCGGCTTTGCAAAGAAGATGTCTTGGCGGAAGACAACGCCGTGATCGTGATGTCGTATCCGCGGGCCGTTTCGATCGCCGAAGCGTCTTGGACGCAAATCGGCAATCTCACGGCTTACGTCGCCGTGATCCACGGCACGAGCGGCACGATCTTCGTCGAAGCCGGTGAACAAGGGCGCGTGCTGTTGGCGACGAAGGAACTGCCCGACGGCGCCGCCGTCGTGATTCCACTGCTTCCGCCCCACTTGCAGAACCCGAGCGCGAACTTCGTGTATTGCCTCGAAACCGGCGAGGAGTTCGCGCCGCTATGCGAAGCGCGCACGGCCCGCGACGCCCAGGAAATCCTCGAAGCGGCGCTGTTGGCGATCGACTCCGGCAGCGATGTGTCGCTACCGTTGCGAAACATCTAA